One genomic window of Osmia bicornis bicornis chromosome 3, iOsmBic2.1, whole genome shotgun sequence includes the following:
- the LOC114881388 gene encoding uncharacterized protein LOC114881388 → MGLLVDMPKQGYGNSNDGNTSRRFFKKPEISARITGVDIRLIRRFKVILEVISSGHKINVEKFGIYTMDTAKLYVQLYSWYPMTPTVHKVLIHGPLVIQDALVPIGQLSEEAMEARNKYVRNYRLNHARKFSREGCNMDVLKRLLVTSDPLISSLRKNIKKKSEPYTKEVTEMFLPISEAEEEEEEEDTDEETDEESFIDS, encoded by the exons atggGCTTATTAGTGGATATGCCAAAACAAGGATACG GCAATTCCAATGATGGGAACACAAGTCgaagattttttaaaaaaccgGAAATATCAGCTAGGATTACTGGCGTAGATATACGTCTAATAAGAAG aTTCAAAGTTATTTTGGAAGTTATATCCAGTGGGCACAAAATCAATGTGGAAAAATTCGGAATTTATACCATGGACACAGCTAAACTGTATGTACAGTTGTATTCCTGGTATCCAATGACGCCAACAGTACATAAAGTTCTTATTCATGGACCATTGGTAATACAAGATGCATTGGTGCCAATCGGACAGTTGTCTGAAGAAGCGATGGAAGCCCGAAACAAGTACGTTCGGAATTATCGCTTAAATCACGCAAGAAAATTTAGTAGAGAAGGGTGCAATATGGACGTTTTGAAGAG GCTTCTAGTCACGTCAGACCCTTTAATATCTAGCCTtcgaaaaaatattaagaaaaagtCAGAACCTTATACAAAAGAGGTTACAGAAATGTTTCTCCCAATTTCGGAagctgaagaagaagaggaagaagaagatacGGACGAAGAAACAGATGAAGAATCATTCATTGATTCGTGA